The proteins below are encoded in one region of Mya arenaria isolate MELC-2E11 chromosome 15, ASM2691426v1:
- the LOC128220742 gene encoding glutathione reductase, mitochondrial-like translates to MRFSSILRAMAPVVKQYDYLVIGGGSGGLASARRAAEFGVRAAVIEKGRWGGTCVNVGCVPKKIMFNTAMHAEFIHDHKDYGFDVEMKSFNWGQIKEKRDAYIRRLNGIYESNLNKSVVDQIIGHAQFTEDGNVEVNGQKYSAPHILVATGGRPVMAEIPGKEHAITSDGFFELEDLPKKVVVVGAGYIAVELAGIFNALGADTSICIRYDQVLRTFDEMLSSKVTEEIEKAGLKICRKTQVTKATKEADGTLTLDLNTGSKITDVNCLLWAIGRVPNSDKIGLDKVGVKMDSRGNVVVDEYQNTSRPGVYALGDVCGRALLTPVAIAAGRRLAHRLFDNKKDLKLDYNNIPTVVFSHPPIGTIGMTQAEAEKEYGADKIKVYRSTFTPMYYAMTETKVMCSMKLICLLPDEKVIGLHMLGQGCDEMLQGFSVAIKMGATKAQFDETVAIHPTSSEELVTMR, encoded by the exons ATGAGGTTTTCGAGTATTTTGCGAGCAATGGCGCCTGTAGTGAAACAATACGATTACCTGGTTATTGGGGGAGGGTCTGGCGGCCTGGCGAGTGCTCGGCGAGCGGCTGAGTTTGGGGTTCGAGCCGCTGTCATCGAAAAAGGGAGATGGGGCGGAACATGC GTGAATGTTGGCTGCGTCCCAAAgaaaattatgttcaacactGCGATGCACGCCGAGTTTATCCACGACCACAAGGACTATGGCTTCGATGTCGAGATGAAAAGCTTCAACTGGGG CCAAATAAAGGAGAAGAGAGATGCATACATTCGAAGACTGAACGGAATATACGAGTCAAATCTGAACAAG TCTGTCGTAGATCAGATCATCGGTCACGCCCAGTTCACGGAGGATGGAAATGTCGAGGTGAATGGACAGAAGTACTCAGCACCTCACATCCTCGTGGCCACCGGCGGCCGTCCCGTCATGGCGGAAATACCAG gaaaagaACATGCTATAACCAGTGACGGCTTCTTTGAGCTGGAAGATCTGCCAAA GAAAGTAGTTGTTGTCGGCGCTGGCTACATCGCCGTGGAGTTGGCTGGAATCTTTAACGCCCTGGGTGCCGACACCTCCATATGTATTCGCTATGACCAG GTGTTGCGGACATTCGATGAGATGCTGAGCTCCAAGGTCACGGAGGAGATCGAGAAGGCGGGCCTCAAGATTTGCAGGAAAACTCAG GTGACCAAGGCAACTAAGGAAGCAGACGGCACTTTGACCCTTGACCTGAACACCGGAAGTAAGATCACGGATGTCAACTGCCTGCTTTGGGCCATCGGAAGAGTGCCGAACTCGGACAAAATTGGCCTGGATAAAGTT GGCGTGAAGATGGACAGTAGGGGTAACGTCGTAGTTGACGAGTACCAGAACACTTCCCGGCCAGGAGTGTACGCCCTGGGAGACGTGTGTGGACGGGCCCTTCTTACACCGG tGGCCATTGCGGCTGGCCGGCGTCTCGCACACCGTCTGTTTGACAACAAGAAAGACCTGAAACTCGACTACAACAATATCCCTACCGTAGTGTTCTCACACCCGCCCATTGGTACCATTGGAATGACACAAG CGGAGGCTGAGAAAGAGTACGGAGCAGACAAGATCAAGGTGTATAGGTCTACATTTACACCCATGTACTACGCCATGACGGAGACTAAGGTCATGTGCTCAATGAAACTCATCTGTCTACTGCCTGACGAAAAG GTAATCGGCCTGCACATGCTTGGTCAGGGCTGTGACGAGATGCTTCAGGGTTTCTCCGTCGCCATCAAGATGGGTGCCACCAAGGCGCAGTTTGACGAAACCGTCGCCATCCACCCGACATCCAGCGAGGAGCTCGTCACGATGAGATAG
- the LOC128219744 gene encoding eukaryotic initiation factor 4A-I-like codes for MSNYTAESERPQENPQEGIQEVADGIIESNWDQVVDNFDDMSLREELLRGIYAYGFEKPSAIQARAILPCIKGRDVIAQAQSGTGKTATFSIAILEQLKVDFPECQALVLAPTRELAQQIQKVMIALGDYMGAQCHACIGGTAVRDDIQKLQSSTVHVVVGTPGRVHDMINRRALDPRSIKMFVLDEADEMLSRGFKDQIYDVFRYMPQDIQVILLSATMPDEVLEVTKRFMREPIRILVKKEELTLEGIRQFYIQVEKEEWKLDTLCDLYETLTITQAVIFCNTRRKVDWLTEKMLSRDFTVSAMHGDMDQKERDVIMREFRTGSSRVLITTDLLARGIDVQQVSLVINYDLPANRENYIHRIGRGGRFGRKGVAINFITRDDERTLRDIEQFYNTQIEEMPMNVADLI; via the exons ATGTCGAACTATACCGCTGAATCAGAACG GCCTCAAGAGAATCCTCAGGAAGGGATTCAGGAGGTCGCCGATGGCATCATTGAG AGTAACTGGGATCAGGTGGTGGATAACTTTGATGACATGAGTCTGCGCGAGGAACTCCTGAGAGGAATCTATGCCTATGGCTTCGAAAAACCCTCGGCTATTCAGGCCCGAGCCATTCTACCCTGCATTAAAG GCCGGGATGTGATAGCCCAAGCCCAGTCTGGTACAGGAAAGACTGCGACATTCTCCATAGCAATCCTGGAACAACTCAAGGTTGACTTTCCTGAGTGCCAGGCGCTGGTACTTGCACCTACCAGAGAACTTGCACAGCAG ATCCAGAAGGTGATGATCGCCCTAGGAGACTACATGGGGGCCCAGTGCCATGCCTGTATTGGAGGAACTGCTGTGCGTGACGATATACAGAAACTGCAGAGCAGTACCGTCCATGTGGTCGTCGGAACTCCTGGCCGTGTCCATGACATGATCAACAGGAGAGCTCTTG ATCCCCGAAGCATCAAGATGTTTGTGCTTGATGAAGCTGACGAGATGTTGTCTCGGGGATTCAAGGATCAGATCTATGATGTGTTCAGATATATGCCACAGGATATACAG GTTATCCTGTTGTCAGCCACGATGCCTGATGAAGTGTTGGAAGTGACGAAGAGATTCATGCGTGAGCCAATCCGTATTCTTGTAAAGAAAGAAGAGCTTACCCTTGAGGGTATCAGGCAGTTCTACATCCAAGTGGAGAAGGAG GAATGGAAGTTGGACACACTGTGCGACTTGTACGAGACTCTGACCATCACCCAGGCTGTGATATTCTGTAACACACGTAGGAAGGTCGACTGGCTCACAGAGAAAATGCTGTCCCGAGACTTCACCGTGTCTGCCAtg CACGGTGATATGGACCAGAAGGAGCGAGATGTGATCATGCGTGAGTTCCGTACCGGCTCCAGCCGTGTGCTCATCACCACCGACCTGTTGGCTCGTGGGATTGATGTACAGCAGGTCTCCCTTGTCATCAACTACGATCTGCCCGCTAACAGGGAAAATTACATTCATAG aATCGGTCGAGGAGGGCGATTTGGTAGGAAGGGAGTAGCCATTAACTTTATCACGAGGGATGATGAGAGAACTCTACGTGACATAGAGCAGTTCTATAACACTCAAATCGAAGAGATGCCCATGAATGTTGCAGATCTCATTTAG